A region of Drosophila suzukii chromosome 2L, CBGP_Dsuzu_IsoJpt1.0, whole genome shotgun sequence DNA encodes the following proteins:
- the CLIP-190 gene encoding restin homolog isoform X6: MSDETGDSGGATAPLPSPANADTEPGATASKIPGPSRSNIPTPAASATGIPQPSKMKAPSNFGSTGSVSKIGRPCCNHTTPKSGPPPRDTASMSRESDDNLSSINSAYTDDYYLEATGRRRSSDHNSAVLTANTEQFIIGQRVWLGGLRPGQIAYIGETHFAPGEWAGVVLDEPNGKNDGCVSGKRYFQCEPKRGIFSRLTRLTTYPMSGAQTPTSPLAKNSPDRSRTVSPTASIRSSMLRSPGIGGKNGMAVGDRVIVSSGFGSRPGILRFLGETQFAPGNWCGVELDEPSGKNDGAVDDIRYFECKPKYGVFVPIAKVSLSPSSKKTRLSRTGSRESLTSIGTMNSIATTATSRMRMNAQQRKSITPVKPILATPKSQFSMQDLLREKQQHVEQLMVERDLDREDAQNQALQLQKNINELKARIVELESALGDERKKSEELQFSVDEAQFCGDEMNAQSQVYKEKIHDLETKITQLVSATPSLQSIPPPPPDDSALKEELSKLQEKLNTQQKETESRIAEQLEEEQRLRENVKYLQDQNATLQSELLSKDEALEKFSLSESGLENLRRELALLKDENEKQAEETKADFSRKLAEKSEMLEKVTSELQSLKAVSDTLESERVNKTDECEILQTEVRMRDEQIKELSQQLDELTTQLNVQKADSSALDDMLRLQTAGSDEKSNLLEKTEKELNQFKEEALKNQQEKEQLEKQLTELKQLAEQEKLVREKAETEINQIKLEKVNVEQQLALKETELENFQKKQSETEAHLRENKDINSQKDLKLIESGEALKQLHLQLDEKTKVHEALLADLEELKKNQETVLNKKDQDLQQFQAKSSELEGALKSTREQLELLQQQAAASGEEGSKNLAKLQEEISQLKAHAEKTQSELKSSQSNVEAKTKQLELANGSLEEEAKKLVNLQEQISKLKAEVEETQSALSSSHTDVESKTKQLEAANAALEKVNKDYAESRAEASHLQDQVKEITDTLHAELLAERSSSSDLHTKLTKFSDELATGQKELTSKADAWSQEMLQKEKELQELRSQLQDSQDTQTKLKAEGERKEKSLEESIKNLQEQLAKSKGENQELSSGTQETIKDLQERLEISNAETQHKEKMATEDAQKIADLKTLVEAIQVANANISATNEELSTVLEVLQAERSETNHIFELFEMEADMNSERLIEKLTGMKEELKDTHLQLDEQQKKFQDLELKLEQTQQSEQNLLQESLTSKEQLKELQQSLVEVQDSLKQKEELVQKLEGQLKETSTKLEGQSTSSQEVQLKLEEAEKKEKNLQEESAKLTEQLQALQKTQSELSETLKKKDELVQSLEDKLKESNTQLETQNSATKETQVKLEEAQQREKALQEEAAKLSGELQQVQQANGEVRDSLVKVEGLVKVFEEKLQAATAQLESQQATNKELQELLLKSQETEGNLQGESLAITEKLRQLEQANGELNESLSNKEKSLKDFENKLQESNSLLEGQKKSHNELQDKLEKAQEKERNLQEETSKLAEQLSQLQLKNEELQKSLQQKQSLLEKGNEFDTQLAEYQKVIDEMDDSASAKSKLLEQLQNRVVELEAALHKANEAQKTANQETKELRRQLESLESEKTREILTLKTQMNGAGSRSGKGDELESLDTETSLAKINFLNSIIADMQQKNDALKAKVQTLETMPMDFTKPHAFDVLTKRKPAPRLFCDICDEFDQHETEDCPIQASEDRDYSPPPSEANNNEKERKLPAPRKYCDSCEVFGHDTSECADDETF, translated from the exons ATGAGTGATGAAACGGGCGATTCGGGCGGGGCAACTGCCCCACTTCCGTCGCCAGCTAATGCGGATACGGAACCAGGAGCTACTGCCTCCAAAATACCGGGTCCAAGTAGATCCAATATTCCCACGCCCGCTGCTTCAGCTACCGGAATCCCGCAGCCCAGCAAAATGAAGGCGCCATCCAATTTCGGATCTACCGGGTCTGTTTCCAAAATCGGAAGACCCTGCTGCAATCACACAACCCCTAAATCTGGGCCACCACCAAGAG acaCCGCCAGCATGAGTCGTGAAAGCGATGACAATTTAAGTTCGATCAATTCGGCTTATACAG ATGATTATTATCTAGAGGCCACTGGGCGACGTCGCAGCTCAG ATCACAACAGCGCAGTGCTGACAGCAAATACAGAGCAGTTCATCATTGGCCAGCGGGTTTGGCTTGGTGGCCTTCGTCCCGGACAGATTGCCTACATTGGCGAAACACACTTTGCACCCGGCGAATGGGCGGGCGTTGTCCTGGATGAACCAAATG GTAAAAATGATGGTTGTGTGTCGGGCAAAAGATACTTCCAGTGCGAGCCGAAACGCGGCATTTTCTCACGCCTCACTCGTCTTACCACATATCCCATGTCTGGGGCCCAGACACCGACTTCTCCCTTGGCCAAAAACTCCCCGGACAGATCGCGCACAGTCTCGCCAACTGCGAGTATTCGTAGTTCTATGCTTCGCAGTCCCGGCATTGGTGGCA AAAACGGCATGGCTGTGGGCGATCGTGTGATTGTCTCCTCTGGATTTGGCAGTCGTCCGGGTATCTTACGCTTTTTGGGTGAGACACAATTCGCTCCAGGCAATTGGTGCGGCGTGGAATTGGATGAGCCTAGCGGCAAGAATGATGGAGCTGTGGATGATATAAG ATACTTCGAGTGCAAGCCCAAGTACGGGGTCTTTGTACCTATAGCGAAGGTTTCGCTATCGCCGTCATCGAAGAAAACGCGTCTTTCGAGGACCGGATCACGGGAGTCCCTCACCTCGATCGGCACCATGAACAGCATCGCCACCACGGCCACGTCGCGCATGCGCATGAATGCTCAG CAGCGCAAGTCGATCACGCCCGTTAAGCCAATTTTAGCGACGCCGAAAAGCCAATTTTCCATGCAG GATCTGCTGCGCGAGAAGCAACAACATGTGGAGCAGCTGATGGTGGAGCGTGACTTGGACCGCGAGGATGCCCAGAATCAGGCGCTGCAGCTGCAGAAGAACATCAACGAG CTGAAGGCAAGAATTGTTGAATTGGAGTCGGCATTGGGAGATGAACGAAAGAAATCGGAAGAGTTGCAGTTCTCTGTAGACGAAGCACAGTTTTGTGGCGATGAAATGAAT GCTCAGTCCCAGGTCTACAAAGAAAAAATCCACGATCTAGAGACAAAAATCACACAACTGGTATCCg CTACTCCCAGTCTGCAGAGTATACCACCACCGCCTCCAGATGATAGCGCTTTAAAGGAGGAACTTTCTAAGCTCCAGGAAAAGTTGAATACTCAGCAGAAGGAAACGGAATCACGGATCGCCGAGCAgctggaggaggagcagcGGCTGAGGGAAAATGTAAAGTACCTGCAAGATCAAAATGCCACCCTTCAGTCAGAATTGCTTTCCAAGGATGAGGCCCTGGAGAAATTCTCCCTCTCAGAAAGTGGATTAGAAAATCTCCGCAGGGAACTAGCGTTGCTCAAGGATGAAAACGAAAAGCAAGCTGAGGAGACAAAAGCTGATTTCTCTCGAAAATTGGCTGAAAAATCGGAAATGCTGGAAAAGGTCACCTCCGAGTTGCAAAGCCTGAAAGCAGTCTCAGATACCCTAGAAAGCGAAAGGGTTAACAAAACCGACGAATGCGAGATTCTTCAAACCGAAGTCCGAATGCGGGATGAGCAAATCAAGGAGCTAAGTCAACAACTCGATGAACTAACCACCCAATTAAATGTACAAAAAGCAGATAGTTCGGCTCTGGATGATATGCTACGGTTGCAAACGGCTGGAAGTGATGAAAAATCGAATCTTTTAGAGAAAACCGAGAAGGAGCTAAATCAATTTAAGGAAGAGGCTTTGAAAAATCAACAGGAAAAAGAGCAACTTGAAAAGCAATTAACTGAATTAAAGCAATTGGCGGAACAAGAAAAACTAGTCAGAGAAAAGGCTGAAACTGAAATCAATCAAATAAAATTAGAAAAAGTAAACGTAGAGCAGCAATTGGCCTTAAAAGAAACTGAACTGGAGAACTTCCAAAAGAAACAGTCTGAAACAGAGGCTCATCTTCGGGAAAACAAGGATATTAATAGCCAGAAAGATCTTAAACTAATTGAATCTGGTGAAGCCCTTAAACAACTGCACCTTCAACTGGATGAGAAAACTAAAGTCCATGAAGCACTCTTAGCTGACCTGGAAGAGCTGAAGAAAAATCAGGAAACTGTTCTAAATAAAAAGGATCAGGATCTACAGCAGTTTCAGGCGAAGTCAAGTGAACTGGAAGGAGCTCTAAAGTCCACTCGAGAACAATTAGAGCTACTTCAACAACAGGCAGCCGCATCTGGAGAAGAGGGATCCAAGAACTTGGCCAAATTGCAGGAAGAGATTAGTCAGCTTAAGGCCCACGCTGAGAAAACTCAATCCGAGCTAAAATCTAGCCAATCGAATGTGGAAGCAAAGACCAAACAATTGGAGTTAGCCAATGGAAGTCTCGAGGAGGAAGCCAAGAAGTTGGTCAATCTGCAGGAACAGATTTCCAAACTTAAAGCCGAAGTGGAGGAGACCCAGTCAGCTCTCAGTTCAAGTCATACGGATGTGGAATCAAAAACTAAGCAACTGGAGGCAGCCAATGCTGCTCTCGAAAAAGTCAACAAG GACTACGCGGAATCACGAGCGGAAGCTTCCCATCTGCAAGATCAGGTCAAGGAGATCACCGATACACTTCATGCTGAGCTCCTGGCTGAACGATCCTCTTCCAGCGACCTTCATACCAAACTCACCAAGTTTTCGGATGAATTGGCCACAGGTCAGAAGGAACTGACCAGCAAAGCCGATGCCTGGAGCCAGGAGATGCTGCAGAAGGAGAAGGAACTGCAGGAGCTACGATCGCAGCTTCAAGACAGCCAAGACACCCAGACAAAACTGAAAGCAGAGGGAGAAAGGAAGGAGAAATCTCTGGAAGAATCTATCAAGAATCTTCAGGAACAACTAGCTAAGTCTAAGGGGGAAAATCAAGAACTGAGCTCTGGCACCCAGGAAACCATCAAGGACCTTCAGGAGCGTCTGGAAATCAGCAATGCTGAGACTCAACACAAGGAGAAAATGGCCACTGAAGATGCCCAGAAGATAGCTGATCTTAAAACGCTTGTGGAAGCCATCCAGGTGGCTAATGCCAACATATCTGCTACCAACGAAGAGCTCTCCACCGTGTTGGAAGTCCTTCAAGCGGAACGGAGTGAAACTAATCACATATTCGAGCTTTTTGAAATGGAGGCGGATATGAATTCAGAGCGACTAATCGAAAAACTCACAGGGATGAAGGAGGAGCTGAAGGATACCCATCTTCAACTGGATGAACAGCAGAAAAAGTTCCAGGATCTGGAGTTGAAATTGGAGCAGACGCAGCAGAGTGAGCAGAATTTGCTACAGGAATCCTTGACTTCCAAGGAGCAACTAAAGGAACTACAACAGTCACTCGTAGAAGTTCAAGACTCTCTTAAGCAAAAAGAGGAACTTGTCCAGAAATTGGAAGGTCAGCTTAAGGAAACCAGTACCAAATTAGAAGGCCAATCAACTTCCTCCCAGGAAGTCCAACTAAAGCTTGAAGAAGCTGAGAAGAAGGAAAAGAACTTACAAGAGGAGAGTGCCAAATTAACCGAGCAACTACAGGCGCTACAAAAAACCCAGTCGGAACTCTCCGAGACTCTCAAGAAAAAGGATGAACTTGTACAGAGTCTAGAAGATAAACTGAAAGAAAGCAATACTCAACTAGAAACCCAAAATTCGGCGACTAAAGAAACCCAAGTTAAATTGGAGGAGGCACAACAGAGGGAGAAAGCTTTGCAGGAAGAGGCTGCCAAATTATCCGGTGAGCTGCAACAAGTCCAACAGGCCAATGGAGAAGTAAGGGATTCTCTAGTAAAAGTAGAAGGGTTGGTGAAAGTTTTCGAGGAAAAACTCCAAGCCGCCACCGCCCAGTTGGAAAGCCAACAGGCCACGAACAAAGAGCTTCAGGAGTTGCTGTTGAAATCACAGGAGACGGAGGGTAACCTACAGGGAGAATCTCTGGCAATCACCGAGAAACTACGCCAACTAGAACAGGCCAATGGGGAACTTAATGAGTCACTGTCCAACAAAGAGAAAAGCCTTAAAGATTTTGAAAACAAACTTCAAGAAAGTAATTCTCTACTGGAAGGACAAAAGAAAAGCCACAACGAACTCCAGGACAAGTTGGAAAAGGCTCAGGAAAAGGAAAGGAATCTACAAGAAGAAACCTCCAAGTTAGCTGAGCAGCTGAGTCAACTACAGCTTAAGAACGAGGAGCTTCAAAAATCCCTCCAGCAAAAGCAATCGCTTTTGGAAAAAGGCAACGAATTCGACACACAGCTGGCGGAGTATCAGAAAGTCATCGATGAAATGGATGATTCGGCCTCCGCTAAATCCAAGCTGCTGGAACAGCTGCAAAATAGAGTTGTGGAACTGGAGGCCGCACTCCATAAAGCCAACGAAGCCCAAAAGACTGCTAATCAGGAGACTAAGGAACTGAGGCGCCAGCTGGAATCGCTGGAGTCGGAGAAGACCAGGGAGATTTTGACCCTCAAGACACAGATGAATGGAGCAGGCAGCAGGTCTGGAAAGGGTGATGAACTTGAG TCATTAGACACCGAGACAAGTCTTGCCAAGATCAACTTCCTCAACTCAATCATTGCCGACATGCAACAGAAGAATGATGCTCTCAAGGCCAAAGTCCAGACCCTCGAAACCATGCCTATGGATTTTACCAA ACCGCATGCCTTTGATGTGCTGACGAAGCGAAAACCGGCTCCCAGACTTTTCTGCGACATCTGCGATGAGTTTGATCAGCACGAGACGGAGGACTGTCCAATCCAGGCTAGTGAAGATCGGGATTACTCCCCGCCACCATCGGAGGCCAATAACAATGAGAAGGAACGCAAGCTGCCTGCACCCAGAAAATACTGCGATTCCTGCGAGG TTTTTGGCCATGATACCAGCGAATGTGCCGATGATGAAACCTTTTAG
- the CLIP-190 gene encoding restin homolog isoform X4 yields the protein MSDETGDSGGATAPLPSPANADTEPGATASKIPGPSRSNIPTPAASATGIPQPSKMKAPSNFGSTGSVSKIGRPCCNHTTPKSGPPPRDTASMSRESDDNLSSINSAYTDLYQETVRRFTRSSLSPTSDWDRFSPARRSLKSEAGSRTSYDYYLEATGRRRSSDHNSAVLTANTEQFIIGQRVWLGGLRPGQIAYIGETHFAPGEWAGVVLDEPNGKNDGCVSGKRYFQCEPKRGIFSRLTRLTTYPMSGAQTPTSPLAKNSPDRSRTVSPTASIRSSMLRSPGIGGKNGMAVGDRVIVSSGFGSRPGILRFLGETQFAPGNWCGVELDEPSGKNDGAVDDIRYFECKPKYGVFVPIAKVSLSPSSKKTRLSRTGSRESLTSIGTMNSIATTATSRMRMNAQQRKSITPVKPILATPKSQFSMQLKARIVELESALGDERKKSEELQFSVDEAQFCGDEMNAQSQVYKEKIHDLETKITQLVSATPSLQSIPPPPPDDSALKEELSKLQEKLNTQQKETESRIAEQLEEEQRLRENVKYLQDQNATLQSELLSKDEALEKFSLSESGLENLRRELALLKDENEKQAEETKADFSRKLAEKSEMLEKVTSELQSLKAVSDTLESERVNKTDECEILQTEVRMRDEQIKELSQQLDELTTQLNVQKADSSALDDMLRLQTAGSDEKSNLLEKTEKELNQFKEEALKNQQEKEQLEKQLTELKQLAEQEKLVREKAETEINQIKLEKVNVEQQLALKETELENFQKKQSETEAHLRENKDINSQKDLKLIESGEALKQLHLQLDEKTKVHEALLADLEELKKNQETVLNKKDQDLQQFQAKSSELEGALKSTREQLELLQQQAAASGEEGSKNLAKLQEEISQLKAHAEKTQSELKSSQSNVEAKTKQLELANGSLEEEAKKLVNLQEQISKLKAEVEETQSALSSSHTDVESKTKQLEAANAALEKVNKDYAESRAEASHLQDQVKEITDTLHAELLAERSSSSDLHTKLTKFSDELATGQKELTSKADAWSQEMLQKEKELQELRSQLQDSQDTQTKLKAEGERKEKSLEESIKNLQEQLAKSKGENQELSSGTQETIKDLQERLEISNAETQHKEKMATEDAQKIADLKTLVEAIQVANANISATNEELSTVLEVLQAERSETNHIFELFEMEADMNSERLIEKLTGMKEELKDTHLQLDEQQKKFQDLELKLEQTQQSEQNLLQESLTSKEQLKELQQSLVEVQDSLKQKEELVQKLEGQLKETSTKLEGQSTSSQEVQLKLEEAEKKEKNLQEESAKLTEQLQALQKTQSELSETLKKKDELVQSLEDKLKESNTQLETQNSATKETQVKLEEAQQREKALQEEAAKLSGELQQVQQANGEVRDSLVKVEGLVKVFEEKLQAATAQLESQQATNKELQELLLKSQETEGNLQGESLAITEKLRQLEQANGELNESLSNKEKSLKDFENKLQESNSLLEGQKKSHNELQDKLEKAQEKERNLQEETSKLAEQLSQLQLKNEELQKSLQQKQSLLEKGNEFDTQLAEYQKVIDEMDDSASAKSKLLEQLQNRVVELEAALHKANEAQKTANQETKELRRQLESLESEKTREILTLKTQMNGAGSRSGKGDELESLDTETSLAKINFLNSIIADMQQKNDALKAKVQTLETMPMDFTKPHAFDVLTKRKPAPRLFCDICDEFDQHETEDCPIQASEDRDYSPPPSEANNNEKERKLPAPRKYCDSCEVFGHDTSECADDETF from the exons ATGAGTGATGAAACGGGCGATTCGGGCGGGGCAACTGCCCCACTTCCGTCGCCAGCTAATGCGGATACGGAACCAGGAGCTACTGCCTCCAAAATACCGGGTCCAAGTAGATCCAATATTCCCACGCCCGCTGCTTCAGCTACCGGAATCCCGCAGCCCAGCAAAATGAAGGCGCCATCCAATTTCGGATCTACCGGGTCTGTTTCCAAAATCGGAAGACCCTGCTGCAATCACACAACCCCTAAATCTGGGCCACCACCAAGAG acaCCGCCAGCATGAGTCGTGAAAGCGATGACAATTTAAGTTCGATCAATTCGGCTTATACAG ATCTCTATCAAGAGACTGTCAGGCGCTTTACGCGATCTTCGCTCTCACCCACATCCGATTGGGATCGCTTTTCGCCCGCTAGACGTTCGCTAAAATCGGAGGCTGGAAGTCGCACATCTT ATGATTATTATCTAGAGGCCACTGGGCGACGTCGCAGCTCAG ATCACAACAGCGCAGTGCTGACAGCAAATACAGAGCAGTTCATCATTGGCCAGCGGGTTTGGCTTGGTGGCCTTCGTCCCGGACAGATTGCCTACATTGGCGAAACACACTTTGCACCCGGCGAATGGGCGGGCGTTGTCCTGGATGAACCAAATG GTAAAAATGATGGTTGTGTGTCGGGCAAAAGATACTTCCAGTGCGAGCCGAAACGCGGCATTTTCTCACGCCTCACTCGTCTTACCACATATCCCATGTCTGGGGCCCAGACACCGACTTCTCCCTTGGCCAAAAACTCCCCGGACAGATCGCGCACAGTCTCGCCAACTGCGAGTATTCGTAGTTCTATGCTTCGCAGTCCCGGCATTGGTGGCA AAAACGGCATGGCTGTGGGCGATCGTGTGATTGTCTCCTCTGGATTTGGCAGTCGTCCGGGTATCTTACGCTTTTTGGGTGAGACACAATTCGCTCCAGGCAATTGGTGCGGCGTGGAATTGGATGAGCCTAGCGGCAAGAATGATGGAGCTGTGGATGATATAAG ATACTTCGAGTGCAAGCCCAAGTACGGGGTCTTTGTACCTATAGCGAAGGTTTCGCTATCGCCGTCATCGAAGAAAACGCGTCTTTCGAGGACCGGATCACGGGAGTCCCTCACCTCGATCGGCACCATGAACAGCATCGCCACCACGGCCACGTCGCGCATGCGCATGAATGCTCAG CAGCGCAAGTCGATCACGCCCGTTAAGCCAATTTTAGCGACGCCGAAAAGCCAATTTTCCATGCAG CTGAAGGCAAGAATTGTTGAATTGGAGTCGGCATTGGGAGATGAACGAAAGAAATCGGAAGAGTTGCAGTTCTCTGTAGACGAAGCACAGTTTTGTGGCGATGAAATGAAT GCTCAGTCCCAGGTCTACAAAGAAAAAATCCACGATCTAGAGACAAAAATCACACAACTGGTATCCg CTACTCCCAGTCTGCAGAGTATACCACCACCGCCTCCAGATGATAGCGCTTTAAAGGAGGAACTTTCTAAGCTCCAGGAAAAGTTGAATACTCAGCAGAAGGAAACGGAATCACGGATCGCCGAGCAgctggaggaggagcagcGGCTGAGGGAAAATGTAAAGTACCTGCAAGATCAAAATGCCACCCTTCAGTCAGAATTGCTTTCCAAGGATGAGGCCCTGGAGAAATTCTCCCTCTCAGAAAGTGGATTAGAAAATCTCCGCAGGGAACTAGCGTTGCTCAAGGATGAAAACGAAAAGCAAGCTGAGGAGACAAAAGCTGATTTCTCTCGAAAATTGGCTGAAAAATCGGAAATGCTGGAAAAGGTCACCTCCGAGTTGCAAAGCCTGAAAGCAGTCTCAGATACCCTAGAAAGCGAAAGGGTTAACAAAACCGACGAATGCGAGATTCTTCAAACCGAAGTCCGAATGCGGGATGAGCAAATCAAGGAGCTAAGTCAACAACTCGATGAACTAACCACCCAATTAAATGTACAAAAAGCAGATAGTTCGGCTCTGGATGATATGCTACGGTTGCAAACGGCTGGAAGTGATGAAAAATCGAATCTTTTAGAGAAAACCGAGAAGGAGCTAAATCAATTTAAGGAAGAGGCTTTGAAAAATCAACAGGAAAAAGAGCAACTTGAAAAGCAATTAACTGAATTAAAGCAATTGGCGGAACAAGAAAAACTAGTCAGAGAAAAGGCTGAAACTGAAATCAATCAAATAAAATTAGAAAAAGTAAACGTAGAGCAGCAATTGGCCTTAAAAGAAACTGAACTGGAGAACTTCCAAAAGAAACAGTCTGAAACAGAGGCTCATCTTCGGGAAAACAAGGATATTAATAGCCAGAAAGATCTTAAACTAATTGAATCTGGTGAAGCCCTTAAACAACTGCACCTTCAACTGGATGAGAAAACTAAAGTCCATGAAGCACTCTTAGCTGACCTGGAAGAGCTGAAGAAAAATCAGGAAACTGTTCTAAATAAAAAGGATCAGGATCTACAGCAGTTTCAGGCGAAGTCAAGTGAACTGGAAGGAGCTCTAAAGTCCACTCGAGAACAATTAGAGCTACTTCAACAACAGGCAGCCGCATCTGGAGAAGAGGGATCCAAGAACTTGGCCAAATTGCAGGAAGAGATTAGTCAGCTTAAGGCCCACGCTGAGAAAACTCAATCCGAGCTAAAATCTAGCCAATCGAATGTGGAAGCAAAGACCAAACAATTGGAGTTAGCCAATGGAAGTCTCGAGGAGGAAGCCAAGAAGTTGGTCAATCTGCAGGAACAGATTTCCAAACTTAAAGCCGAAGTGGAGGAGACCCAGTCAGCTCTCAGTTCAAGTCATACGGATGTGGAATCAAAAACTAAGCAACTGGAGGCAGCCAATGCTGCTCTCGAAAAAGTCAACAAG GACTACGCGGAATCACGAGCGGAAGCTTCCCATCTGCAAGATCAGGTCAAGGAGATCACCGATACACTTCATGCTGAGCTCCTGGCTGAACGATCCTCTTCCAGCGACCTTCATACCAAACTCACCAAGTTTTCGGATGAATTGGCCACAGGTCAGAAGGAACTGACCAGCAAAGCCGATGCCTGGAGCCAGGAGATGCTGCAGAAGGAGAAGGAACTGCAGGAGCTACGATCGCAGCTTCAAGACAGCCAAGACACCCAGACAAAACTGAAAGCAGAGGGAGAAAGGAAGGAGAAATCTCTGGAAGAATCTATCAAGAATCTTCAGGAACAACTAGCTAAGTCTAAGGGGGAAAATCAAGAACTGAGCTCTGGCACCCAGGAAACCATCAAGGACCTTCAGGAGCGTCTGGAAATCAGCAATGCTGAGACTCAACACAAGGAGAAAATGGCCACTGAAGATGCCCAGAAGATAGCTGATCTTAAAACGCTTGTGGAAGCCATCCAGGTGGCTAATGCCAACATATCTGCTACCAACGAAGAGCTCTCCACCGTGTTGGAAGTCCTTCAAGCGGAACGGAGTGAAACTAATCACATATTCGAGCTTTTTGAAATGGAGGCGGATATGAATTCAGAGCGACTAATCGAAAAACTCACAGGGATGAAGGAGGAGCTGAAGGATACCCATCTTCAACTGGATGAACAGCAGAAAAAGTTCCAGGATCTGGAGTTGAAATTGGAGCAGACGCAGCAGAGTGAGCAGAATTTGCTACAGGAATCCTTGACTTCCAAGGAGCAACTAAAGGAACTACAACAGTCACTCGTAGAAGTTCAAGACTCTCTTAAGCAAAAAGAGGAACTTGTCCAGAAATTGGAAGGTCAGCTTAAGGAAACCAGTACCAAATTAGAAGGCCAATCAACTTCCTCCCAGGAAGTCCAACTAAAGCTTGAAGAAGCTGAGAAGAAGGAAAAGAACTTACAAGAGGAGAGTGCCAAATTAACCGAGCAACTACAGGCGCTACAAAAAACCCAGTCGGAACTCTCCGAGACTCTCAAGAAAAAGGATGAACTTGTACAGAGTCTAGAAGATAAACTGAAAGAAAGCAATACTCAACTAGAAACCCAAAATTCGGCGACTAAAGAAACCCAAGTTAAATTGGAGGAGGCACAACAGAGGGAGAAAGCTTTGCAGGAAGAGGCTGCCAAATTATCCGGTGAGCTGCAACAAGTCCAACAGGCCAATGGAGAAGTAAGGGATTCTCTAGTAAAAGTAGAAGGGTTGGTGAAAGTTTTCGAGGAAAAACTCCAAGCCGCCACCGCCCAGTTGGAAAGCCAACAGGCCACGAACAAAGAGCTTCAGGAGTTGCTGTTGAAATCACAGGAGACGGAGGGTAACCTACAGGGAGAATCTCTGGCAATCACCGAGAAACTACGCCAACTAGAACAGGCCAATGGGGAACTTAATGAGTCACTGTCCAACAAAGAGAAAAGCCTTAAAGATTTTGAAAACAAACTTCAAGAAAGTAATTCTCTACTGGAAGGACAAAAGAAAAGCCACAACGAACTCCAGGACAAGTTGGAAAAGGCTCAGGAAAAGGAAAGGAATCTACAAGAAGAAACCTCCAAGTTAGCTGAGCAGCTGAGTCAACTACAGCTTAAGAACGAGGAGCTTCAAAAATCCCTCCAGCAAAAGCAATCGCTTTTGGAAAAAGGCAACGAATTCGACACACAGCTGGCGGAGTATCAGAAAGTCATCGATGAAATGGATGATTCGGCCTCCGCTAAATCCAAGCTGCTGGAACAGCTGCAAAATAGAGTTGTGGAACTGGAGGCCGCACTCCATAAAGCCAACGAAGCCCAAAAGACTGCTAATCAGGAGACTAAGGAACTGAGGCGCCAGCTGGAATCGCTGGAGTCGGAGAAGACCAGGGAGATTTTGACCCTCAAGACACAGATGAATGGAGCAGGCAGCAGGTCTGGAAAGGGTGATGAACTTGAG TCATTAGACACCGAGACAAGTCTTGCCAAGATCAACTTCCTCAACTCAATCATTGCCGACATGCAACAGAAGAATGATGCTCTCAAGGCCAAAGTCCAGACCCTCGAAACCATGCCTATGGATTTTACCAA ACCGCATGCCTTTGATGTGCTGACGAAGCGAAAACCGGCTCCCAGACTTTTCTGCGACATCTGCGATGAGTTTGATCAGCACGAGACGGAGGACTGTCCAATCCAGGCTAGTGAAGATCGGGATTACTCCCCGCCACCATCGGAGGCCAATAACAATGAGAAGGAACGCAAGCTGCCTGCACCCAGAAAATACTGCGATTCCTGCGAGG TTTTTGGCCATGATACCAGCGAATGTGCCGATGATGAAACCTTTTAG